A stretch of DNA from Lotus japonicus ecotype B-129 chromosome 4, LjGifu_v1.2:
TGAATCATGTTTGGCAAAATAAAAGTAGGAAGTTGACACTTGCCTAAACCAGAACCAGACACATTTATCATCTCAAATCGTTTTGTGGGTCAAGGCATGATGCTAACCTAACCTTGTCCACACCAATATAGTACTAATGGAATAATAAAAGAACTAGATTGGAATTATAAAATAATGATTGAATTATGAACATTTCTgaataaattttaaatgatatgctttttttcttatattaacctataattaatttagataagAATTATTATCATTTTAAACTTGTAAATAAGATAACTTTTTCTAATCTAGCACCATATGTATCTTCCAAAAGACAAATCTTGGTCAAGCTACATAGGACTACTATTATAGGTTGTAAAATTCTTCAAATTGCCCTTCAATTTGTTTACCTGTCTTTCATTTCTCAATTTCAGGATTCCTAGTTTGTGGAATTAATGAAGAGATCCTTGTTTGGCACTTCCTTCTAAATGTAATATCCGCATAAAGGCCCATTGTAAAGATGATAAACCACAATTCAAGGGAATCATTCAAGTTCTTCGAGAGTATTATTGATACAAAAAATGCAGAAGAACTCGAAAGGACCAAAACAGGTGCAGATTTTTCTCATAAATCCCCATACTTGTGCCCCACATGAACCCTTGAATACCCCATAAGATTAAGGAGACCCTGACCCATTGATGGTTTAAAATACTGTCCACCTAGTTGTTAACTAATGCTGTTCTAACTATAATATTTATACACTTTATTCTTTCCATCTCATTTTCCACCTTATTTTTCTTTGCATCTCTCTATTCCTTTCTCATctcatcacatatcatattttTCATTCATCTTTCTTTCCGTCTCATCTCTCTGGTCGCAAATGGGGTGTATACATTAAAATTCCTAGTGTGCAAGAATATTTATCCATATTGTTGCAACATCATGAATTCTTAACACCTAAGATATAGTCTTTtgagtaaaaattaatttttgaaatattttgattCAACATTTTAACTATATCATGATTTCCCACCCTTTGCAGATATAGAAAGCAACATTACAAGAATCCTGAAGTTTGTACAAAGCAAAAAAGATGGGAACCCCAAGCGTTCTAAAAAAGAGACAGAATTTGTGGGACTAATTGAGGACTTGGACAAGCAGTACCGGTCGCTTAATGCACTGTATGATCGTTTTgctggagagtttgagaaagttgTTTCTCACAGAAGAAATGGGAGGACTTCAGTTTCTTCATCTGATTCAGACTCAGAATACTTTTCCTCAGAGGAAGTAGATGTTAATAATACGATAAGGTCAGAAATAGAACATCACAATGTATTTGAAACCCAACATCACAATCATCACAATGTAACTAAAGCATCAGCTGAGGCAATGAAGCTTGAGGGACAGATAACTTCACTAATGAAAGAAATGGAGAGCTTGAGCGAGCAGAAAGGGAATCTAGAACTTCAAGTTGAAAGCCAAGCAAATGAAGTTAAACAGCTTAGTGCAAAGAACACTGAGCTGCAGGAACAAGTTGTGGAGCTTGAATTGTTCTTGAAAGAGGAAAAATGTGTTGTATCTAATCTGCAGGCGAAGCTCgatgaaaatgagaataaggcaAAGTCCAATGTTGCTAAATTGATGGCACAAGTCAATGAGCTCGAACATGAGACGAAATCCCTGAGGACTCAGAAAGATGAAATGGAAGAAAGAATAAAATGTGGAGCATTGAAACAAACAGACCAGTTGATGGAGCAGCTTAACGTTATGCAGAATAAGTTAGATTCTTTAGGCAACCTGAACAGAGAATTAAAAGTTGAGATGAATAGAAAGAAGGAGCAAATTACACAATACCAGATTCAGATAGAAAATCTGGAGGAGAATGTGGCTGAAACGAAATCAATTGAGAAGGGTATGGTGGAACAGAAAGAGGGTTTTCTTGCGAGGATAAAGGACCTGGAACATGAATTGGAAACTCAAAGCAACCAGAGAAATGAATTGGAAGAAGAATTAAGAAGTGTAAGTTATGAGATGAAACAGGTAGAGAATGAAAACAAGACTCTTCATGATAGAAACTGTGATCTGGAAGCAGCAATGGCTCATAAAGGGGATGATATGTTTGGTTTTTTGAAAAAACATGAGAGTCATGAGAATGAAGCTTGTGTGGAGGCTACAGCTTTAAAAGCAGAATTGGAGCACCAAAACGAGCGAAACCAGAAGGAACATGCAGAGAGCCTAACAAAGATGGagactttgaacgtcaagtTAGAAACCCAGATAGCTGAACAAGAGAAAATAATAAAGGATCAGGCAGCAACAATTGACAGAATAAGCGCAGAGGAAAAACAAGCCAAAATCATGTTGAATAGGTTGAAATTCAATCCACGTTTCGCAGAAAAGAAAATGGAAGAACTGGTTGAAGAGCTCAGGAAGAAAATGGAAGACAGTATCCGGTTGTTGCACCAGAGGATCCACGTAGCAGAACAGCTGaacaatgaaaacaaaaacagcTGCAAGATGACGAAGGAGAGGTACGAGGAAGAGAACAAGATTCTTGGAGAGAAAGTTGCTTGTTATGAAGAGAAACTAAGAACACGTAAAGAAGGTGTGGTTGAATTTGAACCAAACAGGTTTGA
This window harbors:
- the LOC130713444 gene encoding COP1-interactive protein 1-like codes for the protein MINHNSRESFKFFESIIDTKNAEELERTKTDIESNITRILKFVQSKKDGNPKRSKKETEFVGLIEDLDKQYRSLNALYDRFAGEFEKVVSHRRNGRTSVSSSDSDSEYFSSEEVDVNNTIRSEIEHHNVFETQHHNHHNVTKASAEAMKLEGQITSLMKEMESLSEQKGNLELQVESQANEVKQLSAKNTELQEQVVELELFLKEEKCVVSNLQAKLDENENKAKSNVAKLMAQVNELEHETKSLRTQKDEMEERIKCGALKQTDQLMEQLNVMQNKLDSLGNLNRELKVEMNRKKEQITQYQIQIENLEENVAETKSIEKGMVEQKEGFLARIKDLEHELETQSNQRNELEEELRSVSYEMKQVENENKTLHDRNCDLEAAMAHKGDDMFGFLKKHESHENEACVEATALKAELEHQNERNQKEHAESLTKMETLNVKLETQIAEQEKIIKDQAATIDRISAEEKQAKIMLNRLKFNPRFAEKKMEELVEELRKKMEDSIRLLHQRIHVAEQLNNENKNSCKMTKERYEEENKILGEKVACYEEKLRTRKEGVVEFEPNRFELSVINGLNVAAEKVEEHSDFILSRVSKMLCEVESAKDWIKKRSGEMKELKDNVNEKEEQLLLLREKVWELEAKVSKEGGEKLNLTKTVRKLEKKVGKLENNLKEKDEDLICLGEKKREGLKDTKALSYKSEDVQLPWRKVALNLFKWSSSDFGREE